The Leptospira bourretii region AAAAACACTGGCTCGCGAAGTGGTGGCAATCAGACAGTTTTATAAGTATCTACGAGACGAAAAAAGATTAGATTCTAATCCAACTGAAAAAATTGAAACTCCAGAAGTTGCTAGAACCATCCCCGATTATTTAACTCAAACCGAAATTGATGAACTCTTTCGTAACATCAAAGAGGACAATTTGTACGAACTTCGTGACAAATGTATCTTTGAACTTTTATATTCTTCTGGGCTTCGTATCTCAGAAGCATGTAATTTAAAAATGACTGATATCGACATGGAAAACATGACGATCACTGTAGAAGGAAAAGGGGGACGCCAACGCCTCGTTCCTTTTGGTGAAAAGTCATTGGAAATTTTAAAAAAATATCTTGCGGAAAGCCGCACAGAAATTTTGAAAAAAAGAACTTGTGAGTTTGTTTTTGTTTCTAAAAAAGGATCGTATATCAACCGTAAGTCGGTTTGGCGCCTTTTGAATCATTACATCAAACGTACAAAAATAAAGAAAAAAGTAACACCACACACTCTTCGCCACTCTTTTGCTACTCACCTACTTGAGAACCATGCAGATCTCAAATCGGTTCAGGAACTTTTGGGTCATATCGATATTTCGACGACTCAGATTTATACTCATATGGCAAATAAAACTCTGAAGGAAGTTCATAAGAAATTCCATCCGAGAGGATAATGTCGAACCAAAAGAAACCCACGGACTACGGAAAAGTAGTCCGTATCCAAATTCCTTCCAACCCCCGTTTTGTTTCTCACACCCGTAATTATTTTTTTAATCTTTGTTTAGAACATGGATTTTCTCTTTTTGATTCTCTCGACCTG contains the following coding sequences:
- the xerD gene encoding site-specific tyrosine recombinase XerD, producing MGSKLPVSQNQLLQTFQEYLSVEKGLSDNSIYSYGYDLNKFAIFLEKEHINFLEVKANDIMRFLEEERERKISAKTLAREVVAIRQFYKYLRDEKRLDSNPTEKIETPEVARTIPDYLTQTEIDELFRNIKEDNLYELRDKCIFELLYSSGLRISEACNLKMTDIDMENMTITVEGKGGRQRLVPFGEKSLEILKKYLAESRTEILKKRTCEFVFVSKKGSYINRKSVWRLLNHYIKRTKIKKKVTPHTLRHSFATHLLENHADLKSVQELLGHIDISTTQIYTHMANKTLKEVHKKFHPRG